One Eleginops maclovinus isolate JMC-PN-2008 ecotype Puerto Natales chromosome 22, JC_Emac_rtc_rv5, whole genome shotgun sequence DNA segment encodes these proteins:
- the znf488 gene encoding zinc finger protein 488, with product MTSGLMMDHTFLPRSIWTGDSKFLQHPADLYTSVVVTRSIPAGTCFGPCVLQNTFYDTIAFIAQKSCDKRAKSYMFRVDPEAMRNSALVLSWLRLMQAARNGQEQNTEAFLKAGQLYVRTIRDIRPEEELLVWYDQELSHLLGFTDMTRGSSEEFKCARCNQVFKNKFPFLAHCRFLCTQVKVDTWNPEMYQQKHVEIKRQRRVTDFHNIARDLEHKKSSSSNEDAVIYPKRRKYEETLYPKGRKTVLLEKTNISNDDNITPLIKGYDQATGDESSSDGKLKVDKTKPDHLGCKNGAFTLNREMDARPEAGESSGLNSSSNSAFSLVLSNNQGHQRSAFCKPSKRNSPIDPQVHLSSASTAPSSRIEEMTDAFSSRNVLGYNNIMASNILSTDLQTVPSPVAVNNAFHYAPEHWSRSTGVQLQTTSSLTILPPTFTSFGVSVQNWCAKCNLSFRMTSDLVFHMRSHHKKEFAAESHVRKKREEKLTCPICHEYFRERHHLSRHMTSHN from the exons ATGACCAGCGG TTTAATGATGGATCACACTTTCCTGCCTCGCTCCATCTGGACCGGTGACAGTAAATTCCTGCAGCATCCAGCCGATCTCTACACCAGTGTGGTCGTTACGCGCAGCATCCCTGCAGGCACGTGCTTTGGTCCATGTGTGCTACAAAACACTTTCTATGACACGATCGCCTTCATAGCGCAGAAATCCTGCGACAAGAGAGCTAAATCCTATATGTTCAGG GTGGACCCAGAGGCCATGCGTAATTCTGCGCTGGTGCTGTCCTGGCTGCGGCTCATGCAGGCTGCGCGCAATGGACAGGAGCAGAACACCGAGGCCTTTCTGAAAGCTGGTCAGCTGTATGTGAGGACCATCCGTGACATCCGACCGGAGGAAGAGCTGCTTGTGTGGTACGATCAGGAGCTGTCTCACCTGCTGGGCTTCACAGACATGACCCGAGGATCAAGTGAAG AGTTCAAATGTGCAAGATGTAACCAGGTCTTTAAGAACAAGTTTCCTTTCCTGGCTCATTGCCGATTCCTGTGCACTCAAGTCAAGGTAGACACATGGAACCCTGAGATGTATCAGCAAAAGCATGTGGAAATTAAGAGGCAACGCCGGGTAACAGATTTCCACAACATCGCCAGAGATCTAGAACACAAAAAATCATCTAGCAGCAACGAGGATGCAGTGATTTATCCCAAGAGAAGGAAATACGAGGAAACGCTTTATCCCAAAGGGAGGAAAACGGTTCTGTTggaaaagacaaatatttcaAACGATGACAATATAACACCACTGATTAAAGGATACGATCAGGCAACAGGAGACGAATCTTCCTCTGATGGGAAGCTGAAGGTTGATAAGACTAAACCAGATCATTTGGGATGTAAGAATGGTGCCTTTACTCTCAACAGGGAGATGGACGCACGCCCTGAGGCAGGGGAGAGCTCTGGTTTAAACTCAAGCAGCAATAGTGCATTTTCTCTGGTCCTGTCCAACAATCAGGGACATCAGAGAAGCGCATTCTGTAAACCGAGTAAAAGAAATTCCCCTATTGACCCCCAGGTGCATCTCAGCAGCGCCTCAACAGCCCCCTCTAGCCGCATAGAGGAGATGACCGATGCCTTcagctccagaaatgttttgGGATACAACAATATCATGGCATCCAACATCTTGAGCACTGACTTACAGACTGTACCCTCCCCAGTTGCTGTAAACAACGCTTTCCATTACGCACCGGAACACTGGTCCAGGAGCACTGGCGTACAGCTGCAGACAACATCTTCTCTGACTATTCTTCCACCGACATTCACCTCATTTGGCGTATCGGTGCAGAACTGGTGTGCCAAATGTAACCTCTCCTTCCgcatgacctctgacctcgtGTTCCACATGCGCTCTCACCACAAGAAGGAGTTTGCGGCGGAGTCCCacgtgaggaagaagagggaggagaaactCACCTGCCCAATCTGCCATGAATACTTCCGGGAGCGGCACCACCTGTCTAGACACATGACTTCTCATAACTGA
- the gdf10a gene encoding growth/differentiation factor 10 gives MAALRVKFSHLFMLMLNCFLHGAASVKIMRGSTQDSSFLQPSLDTFSDDPDQDMVSHHMSKLYEKYNRENHLKEANTVRSFRTSQDSSDRRTVYRLNLTTLQDSEVILSATFHFHLDRRPHQKPWFCKRFKSPSCRSSAIHPSPSISLLLRSVSSGSEVRSGSMGSLLGNVTFHPHRRGVWQMKDVTQVIKEARDKGHLLVSVELGQQHQRKPEGALSGGSLPYLLMYANDQALVEPNSVAASLQRYDPFVEGGEPSLTSNGPISSPEPKGRERREATLIFDPILNNELPEVDFRPDGYRKDDLWESTWYLALKPKSGKKEKKRKSQEGEIVEQGKGLHVNEEPQVLKEEEKTQQGLKPDDSTEKKLKDSLNPPTSEERKHERINEGKDGKKHKGNINSESPVLSFDEQTMRKARRRQWGDTQQRGCSRRNLRVDFADIGWSEWVIEPKAFDAYYCAGTCGFPMSKVARPSNHATIQSIVRAVGIIPGVPEPCCVPEKMSPLAVLYQDESRNPVLKVYPNMSVQSCSCR, from the exons ATGGCAGCTCTGAGAGTGAAATTCTCGCACCTGTTCATGTTGATGTTAAACTGTTTCCTCCATGGTGCTGCGTCAGTTAAGATCATGAGAGGAAGCACACAGGACAGTAGCTTCCTCCAGCCCTCGTTGGACACGTTCTCAGATGACCCTGATCAGGACATGGTCTCCCACCACATGTCCAAACTGTACGAAAAATACAACAGGGAAAACCATCTCAAGGAGGCAAACACTGTCAGGAGTTTCAGAACCAGCCAAG ACTCCTCTGACCGCAGGACGGTGTACCGACTAAATCTTACAACCCTCCAGGACTCAGAGGTCATTCTCTCTGCAACATTCCACTTCCACCTCGATCGGCGCCCTCATCAGAAACCCTGGTTCTGTAAACGCTTCAAAAGCCCATCCTGTCGTTCATCAGCCATCCACCCTTCTCCGTCCATCAGCCTGCTACTTCGCTCTGTCTCCTctgggtcagaggtcagatcTGGGTCAATGGGGTCACTTCTTGGCAATGTGACCTTCCACCCCCACAGGAGAGGGGTGTGGCAGATGAAAGATGTGACCCAGGTCATAAAGGAGGCACGGGACAAGGGTCATCTCCTGGTGTCAGTGGAGTTAGGGCAACAGCACCAGAGAAAACCAGAGGGGGCGCTGTCTGGTGGCAGCCTGCCATACCTGCTAATGTATGCTAATGACCAAGCCTTGGTAGAGCCCAACAGCGTGGCTGCAAGCCTTCAGAGATATGACCCATTCGTTGAGGGAGGAGAGCCTTCACTCACCTCTAATGGACCTATCTCTTCACCAGAGCCAAAAGGACGTGAGAGAAGGGAAGCAACTCTGATCTTTGACCCCATACTGAACAATGAGCTGCCTGAGGTTGACTTCAGGCCTGATGGGTACAGGAAGGATGACCTCTGGGAGAGCACTTGGTACCTGGCACTCAAACCTAAatcaggaaagaaagaaaagaagagaaagagccAGGAGGGAGAAATAGTCGAGCAGGGTAAAGGGCTTCATGTTAATGAAGAACCTCAGGTtctgaaagaagaagaaaagacacaacAGGGGCTCAAACCTGATGATTCTACTgagaaaaaactcaaagacagtCTCAATCCCCCTACCAGTGAAGAGCGGAAGCATGAGCGTATAAATGAGGGAAAGGATGGAAAAAAGCACAAAGGAAACATTAACTCTGAGTCACCTGTTCTGAGTTTTGATGAGCAAACAATGCGTAAGGCCCGGAGGAGGCAGTGGGGGGACACCCAGCAAAGAGGCTGCTCCAGGAGGAACCTCAGGGTGGACTTTGCAGACATTGGATGGAGCGAGTGGGTCATAGAACCCAAAGCCTTTGATGCCTACTACTGTGCTGGAACATGTGGCTTCCCGATGTCCAAG gTGGCGAGGCCGTCTAACCATGCAACCATCCAGAGCATAGTGCGTGCGGTGGGGATCATCCCCGGAGTTCCTGAGCCCTGCTGTGTCCCAGAGAAGATGAGTCCTCTGGCTGTGCTCTACCAGGATGAATCCAGGAACCCAGTGCTAAAGGTTTACCCAAATATGTCCGTCCAGTCCTGCTCCTGCAGATAG